One Oryza glaberrima chromosome 10, OglaRS2, whole genome shotgun sequence DNA segment encodes these proteins:
- the LOC127752773 gene encoding E3 ubiquitin-protein ligase WAV3-like — protein sequence MAVAKWERAKRALATRLCVRAPRVRAAAAEAEGEGEEGEGRGRSVAASPPAHVASSRRLSRSGSRSSTKICAICLGGMCSGNGQALFTAECSHKFHFHCISSSVRHGNTVCPICRAVWKELPFQGPLPAAAAAAADASLLGTARVNPHPLDDRHQHQRMAVVRRLSRGDSVTRQWQLPIFRTLDGGIFDDDEQLDLHPAEDVVGTQDVDSIVADEMAPASVGITTYAAFPAMEESVMVEEFAVLIHLKAPSSPATVTSRAPIDLVTVLDVSWSMAGTKLALLKRAMSFVIQALGPGDRLSVVTFSSSARRLFPLRKMTESGRQRALQRVSSLVADGGTNIADALRKAARVMEDRRERNPVCSIVLLSDGRDTYTVPVPRGGGRGGDQPDYAVLVPSSLLPGGGSARHVQVHAFGFGADHDSPAMHSIAEMSGGTFSFIDAAGSIQDAFAQCIGGLLSVVAQELRLSVECGDDGVLLTSVRSGGYASHVDGDGRGGFVDVGDLYADEEKDFLVTVRVPAARGVSALITPSCTYRSTATMETVRVGGDTVTVPRTLDAPVGYDGMSPEVERELHRVQATEDMAAARAAAERGDFELAAAILDERRGVLESRADDDPQSVALAAELREMQDRVETRQRYEESGRAYMLAGLSSHSWQRATARGDSTELTSVIHTYQTPFMVDMLQRSQTLQPEVVVAMSRSAPLPAPSLSPPPPPPSQLRRRSVRPAMSFPGRRS from the exons ATGGCGGTGGCGAAGTGGGAGCGCGCCAAGCGCGCGCTTGCCACCAGGCTCTGCGTCCGCGCGCCGagggtgcgggcggcggcggcggaggcggagggggagggggaggagggggaagggagggggaggtcggtggccgcctcgccgcccgcgcaTGTGGCCTCCTCGCGGCGGCTGTCGAGGTCCGGGAGCAGGAGCTCCACG AAGATATGTGCCATTTGCCTCGGAGGAATGTGTTCAGGCAATGGCCAAGCCTTGTTCACCGCGGAATGCTCCCACAAGTTCCACTTCCACTGCATCTCCTCCAGCGTTCGCCACGGCAACACCGTCTGCCCGATTTGCCGCGCCGTGTGGAAGGAGCTGCCGTTCCAGGGCCCTCtccctgcagcagcagcagcagcagcagatgctAGTCTTCTTGGAACAGCTCGAGTGAACCCTCACCCACTGGATGACAGGCATCAGCATCAGCGAATGGCCGTTGTCCGCAGGCTGTCTCGCGGAGACAGCGTGACCCGGCAATGGCAGCTCCCGATCTTTCGTACGCTGGATGGCGGCATTTTCGATGACGATGAACAGTTGGATCTTCATCCTGCTGAAGATGTGGTTGGAACTCAGGATGTTGATTCGATCGTCGCTGATGAAATGGCGCCTGCTTCTGTTGGGATCACGACGTACGCTGCGTTCCCGGCGATGGAGGAGTCTGTGATGGTTGAGGAGTTTGCGGTGTTGATCCACCTGAAGGCTccgtcttctccggcgacggtgACCTCCCGCGCGCCCATCGACCTCGTCACCGTGCTCGACGTGAGCTGGAGCATGGCCGGGACGAAGCTGGCGCTGCTGAAGCGCGCCATGAGCTTCGTGATCCAGGCGCTCGGCCCCGGCGACCGGCTGTCCGTCGTCACGttctcgtcgtcggcgaggaggctgTTCCCGCTGAGGAAGATGACGGAGTCCGGGCGGCAGCGCGCGTTGCAGAGGGTGAGCtcgctcgtcgccgacggcggcacCAACATCGCCGACGCGCtgaggaaggcggcgagggtGATGGAGGACAGGAGGGAGAGGAACCCCGTGTGCAGCATCGTCCTCCTCTCCGACGGCCGGGACACCTACACCGTCCCGgtgccgcgcggcggcggccgcggcggcgaccagccGGACTACGCCGTGCTCGTCCCGAGCTCGCTCCTTCCCGGTGGCGGGTCGGCGCGCCACGTGCAGGTCCACGCCTTCGGCTTCGGCGCCGACCACGACTCGCCGGCGATGCACTCCATCGCTGAGATGTCCGGCGGCACGTTCTCGTTCATCGACGCGGCGGGCTCGATCCAGGACGCGTTCGCCCAGTGCATCGGCGGCCTGCTCAGCGTGGTGGCGCAGGAGCTGCGGCTGAGCGTCGagtgcggcgacgacggcgtgctGCTGACCTCCGTCAGGTCGGGCGGCTACGCGAGCCAcgtggacggcgacggccgcggcggcttcgtcgacgtcggcgaccTCTACGCCGACGAGGAGAAGGACTTCCTCGTCACCGTGCGCgtcccggcggcgcgcggggtgtCCGCCTTGATCACGCCGAGCTGCACCTACCGGAGCACGGCCACCATGGAGACCGTCCGCGTCGGGGGCGACACGGTGACCGTCCCTCGCACGTTGGACGCCCCCGTGGGCTACGACGGCATGTCGCCGGAGGTCGAGCGGGAGCTGCACCGCGTCCAGGCCACGGAGGAcatggccgccgcgcgcgccgccgcggagcggGGCGACTTCGAGctggccgccgccatcctcgacGAGCGCCGCGGCGTGCTCGAGTCTCGGGCGGACGACGACCCGCAGTCCGtggcgctggcggcggagcTGAGGGAGATGCAGGACAGGGTGGAGACGCGGCAGCGGTACGAGGAGTCCGGCCGCGCCTACATGCTCGCCGGCCTGAGCTCCCACTCGTGGCAGCGcgccacggcgcgcggcgactCGACGGAGCTCACCAGCGTCATCCATACCTACCAGACGCCCTTCATGGTCGACATGCTGCAGCGCTCGCAGACGCTCCAGCCGGAGGTCGTCGTGGCGATGAGCCGCTCGGCGCCGCTACCGGCGCCgtccctgtcgccgccgccgccgccgccgtcgcagctgCGGCGCCGCTCGGTGAGGCCGGCCATGTCGTTCCCCGGGCGGCGTTCGTGA
- the LOC127753423 gene encoding E3 ubiquitin-protein ligase WAV3-like: protein MERETDPCAICLGEIAGGKAIFTAECSHTFHNRCIARNVAHGRRVCPLCNARWSDVPALSSSSAAAAEPDDDDEPPLYADDDPVEPAGEQAAATDGDAAAGLVVKAHCEYPAVARGASRDKFAVLVHAKAAGAAAAAASRAPLDLVTVLDVSGSMAGRKLALVKKAMGFVIDNLGPADRLCVVSFSTEASRRTRLLRMSEVGKATAKRAVESLVDDSATNIGDGLRVAGRVLGDCRRKNAVSSVILLSDGKDSYVVPRRGNGMSYMDLVPPSFASSGGRGRLAPIHTFGFGADHDAAAMNTIAESTGGTFSFVENEAAIQDSFAQCIGGLLSVAVQDARIAVACSSPGVLVREIKSGRYESRVGADGRAASVEVGELYADEERRFLLFINVPIAEATEDATQLIKLSCTYRDTVTGRTIDVAAGEDAVVRRPLEVSAADQEVSMEVERERVRVEATEDIAIARAAAERGDHAEAARTLQLRREAVEASAPGLAGDVMCDELADDLCELEEEVEDAPRYERAGRARMLAGMSSHGLQRASGTTHNSSRRKQCARKERAKERLYATPAMGMMVSKSRDEPPPAQRQQKGPGRGGDEQSEKKKKKSGE from the coding sequence ATggagagagagaccgatccgtgCGCCATCTGCCTCGGCGAGATCGCCGGCGGGAAGGCCATCTTCACGGCGGAGTGCTCCCACACCTTCCACAACCGCTGCATCGCCCGGAACGTCGCGCACGGCCGCCGCGTCTGCCCGCTCTGCAACGCGCGCTGGAGCGACGTGCCGGCgctgtcctcgtcgtcggccgcggcggcggagcctgatgacgacgacgagcctcCCCTGTACGCCGACGACGATCCGGTGGAGCCGGCCggcgagcaggcggcggcgactgaCGGCGATGCCGCGGCTGGATTGGTGGTCAAGGCGCACTGCGAGTACCCGGCCGTGGCGAGGGGCGCGTCCCGGGACAAGTTCGCCGTGCTCGTGCACGCCAAGGCGgccggggccgcggcggcggcggcgtcgcgcgcgccgctcgACCTCGTGACGGTGCTCGACGTGAGCGGGAGCATGGCGGGGAGGAAGCTGGCGTTGGTGAAGAAGGCCATGGGGTTCGTCATCGACAACCTCGGCCCCGCCGACCGCCTCTGCGTCGTCTCCTTCTCGACTGAGGCGAGCCGCCGGACGCGGCTCCTCCGCATGTCGGAGGTCGGGAAGGCCACGGCGAAGCGCGCCGTCGAGTCCCTCGTCGATGACTCCGCCACGAACATCGGCGACGGCCTCCGCGTGGCCGGCCGCGTTCTCGGCGACTGCCGGCGCAAGAACGCCGTCTCGAGCGTCATCCTCCTGTCCGACGGGAAGGACTCGTACGTCGTCCCGAGGCGCGGCAATGGCATGAGTTACATGGACCTCGTGCCGCCTTCGTTCGCGTCttccggcggccgcggccggctcGCGCCGATCCACACGTTCGGCTTCGGCGCTGaccacgacgcggcggcgatgaaCACCATCGCGGAGTCGACGGGCGGCACGTTCTCCTTCGTCGAGAACGAGGCGGCCATCCAGGACTCGTTCGCGCAGTGCATCGGAGGGCTCCTCTCCGTCGCCGTGCAGGACGCGCGCATCGCCGTGGCGTGCTCGAGCCCGGGCGTGCTCGTCCGGGAGATCAAGTCGGGGCGCTACGAGAGCCGCGTCGGCGCGGACGGCCGCGCCGCGTCGGTCGAAGTCGGCGAGCTCTACGCCGACGAGGAGCGGCGCTTCCTCCTGTTCATCAACGTGCCGATCGCCGAAGCCACGGAGGACGCCACCCAGCTGATCAAGCTCAGCTGCACGTACCGCGACACGGTGACAGGGCGAAccatcgacgtcgccgccggcgaggacgccgtCGTGAGGCGGCCCCTGGAGGTGTCCGCGGCGGACCAGGAGGTGTCCATGGAGGTGGAACGGGAGCGCGTGCGCGTGGAGGCAACCGAGGACATCGCGatcgcgcgggcggcggccgagcgCGGCGACCACGCCGAGGCGGCGCGGACGCTCCAGCTTCGCcgggaggcggtggaggcgtcggcgccggggctcgccggcgacgtgatGTGCGACGAGCTGGCGGACGACCTGtgcgagctcgaggaggaggtggaggacgcGCCGCGGTACgagcgcgccggccgcgcgcgcatgctcgccggcatGAGCTCGCACGGACTGCAGCGCGCGTCGGGGACGACGCACAACTCCTCCAGAAGGAAGCAATGCGCACGCAAGGAGAGGGCGAAGGAGAGGTTATACGCGACGCCGGCAATGGGGATGATGGTCTCCAAGTCGCgtgacgagccgccgccggcgcagcggCAGCAGAAGGGGccaggccgcggcggcgacgagcagtcggagaagaagaagaagaagagtggagagTGA
- the LOC127786425 gene encoding E3 ubiquitin-protein ligase WAV3-like, whose protein sequence is MDSAPCGICHGDMRRGGRGGGDAVFTAECSHQFHFHCISGTVARGRIACPLCHARWRELPSFRRGNDAAPPGASASASASAARPFFRPVEPRVFDDDEPLVRAPRRLGERRHGGGATSVASDGGGGSAVALATHCENSAVARDACREDFAVLVHARAPTGGGGAAAAEAQRAPLDLVTVLDVSGSMVGNKLALLKQAMGFVIDNLGPGDRLCVISFSSGASRLMRLSRMTDAGKAHAKRAVGSLSARGGTNIGAALRKAAKVLDDRLYRNAVESVILLSDGQDTYTVPPRGGYDRDANYDALVPPSLVRADAGGGGGRAPPVHTFGFGKDHDAAAMHTIAEVTGGTFSFIENEAAIQDGFAQCIGGLLSVAVQELRLDVACVDTGVRVTAVKSGRYKSHIEDDGRAAKVDVGELYADEERSFLLFVVVPRAPAWDDVTHLIEVSCSYRDMETGRTTSVAGDEEAVVLRPSRAESGVAERSVEVDRELVRVEAIDDIALARAAAERGEYAEAAEILRSRQRAVARSAAARAGDAMCAALSGELREMRARVADRRQYELSGRAYVLAGLSSHAQQRATSRQMSGEVAPRRHAHGGGGGSSELPTGITVSYVTPAMLDMLDRSRRSRELTRPPPPQQQQQRDRERRRS, encoded by the coding sequence ATGGACAGCGCCCCGTGCGGCATCTGCCATGGCGAcatgcgccgcggcggccgcggcggcggcgacgccgtgtTCACGGCGGAGTGCTCGCACCAGTTTCACTTCCACTGCATCTCCGGCACCGTCGCGCGCGGACGCATCGCCTGCCCGCTCTGCCACGCGCGGTGGCGCGAGCTCCCGTCGTTCCGCCGCGGCAacgacgcggcgccgccgggcgcgtccgcgtcggcgtcggcgtcggcggcgcggccgttcTTTCGGCCTGTGGAGCCACGGgtgttcgacgacgacgagccgctGGTCCGCGCGCCGAGGCGTCTCGGGGAGCggaggcacggcggcggcgcgacgagcgTGGCGtcggatggtggtggtgggtcgGCGGTGGCGCTCGCGACGCACTGTGAGAACTCGGCCGTGGCGAGGGACGCGTGTCGAGAGGACTTCGCTGTGCTCGTCCACGCCAGGGCTCCtacgggcggtggcggcgccgccgccgccgaggcgcagCGGGCGCCGCTCGACCTGGTGACCGTGCTCGACGTGAGCGGGAGCATGGTGGGGAACAAGCTGGCGCTGCTGAAGCAGGCCATGGGGTTCGTCATCGACAACCTCGGCCCCGGCGACCGCCTCTGCgtcatctccttctcctccggcgCGAGCCGCCTGATGCGGCTGTCGCGCATGACCGACGCCGGCAAGGCCCACGCGAAGCGCGCCGTGGGGTCCCtctcggcgcgcggcggcaccaACATCGGGGCGGCGCTCCGCAAGGCCGCCAAGGTGCTCGACGACCGGCTCTACCGGAACGCCGTCGAGAGCGTCATCCTCCTCTCCGACGGCCAGGACACGTAcaccgtgccgccgcgcggcggctaCGACCGCGACGCCAACTACGACGCGCTCGTGCCGCCGTCCTTGGtgcgcgccgacgccggcggcggcggcggccgcgccccgCCGGTCCACACGTTCGGCTTCGGCAAGGaccacgacgcggcggcgatgcaCACCATCGCCGAGGTCACCGGCGGCACGTTCTCCTTCATCGAGAACGAGGCGGCCATCCAGGACGGGTTCGCGCAGTGCATCGGTGGCCTCCTCTCCGTCGCCGTGCAGGAGCTCCGCCTCGACGTCGCGTGCGTGGACACGGGCGTCCGCGTCACGGCGGTCAAGTCCGGCCGCTACAAGAGCCACATCGAAGACGACGGCCGCGCCGCCAAGGTCGACGTCGGCGAGCTCtacgccgacgaggagaggagCTTCCTgctgttcgtcgtcgtcccgaGAGCCCCCGCCTGGGATGACGTCACCCACCTGATCGAAGTGAGCTGCTCTTACCGAGACATGGAGACCGGACGGACCACGagcgtggccggcgacgaggaggcggtggtgctcAGGCCGTCGCGGGCGGAGTCCGGCGTCGCCGAGCGCTCCGTGGAGGTGGACCGGGAGCTTGTCCGGGTGGAAGCCATCGACGACATCGCgctggcgcgggcggcggcggagcgcggcgagtacgcggaggcggcggagatccTCCGGAGCAGGCAGCGCGCGGTGGCGCggtccgccgcggcgcgcgccggggACGCCATGTGCGCGGCGCTGTCCGGGGAGCTGCGGGAGATGCGCGCCCGCGTGGCGGACCGGCGGCAGTACGAGCTGTCCGGGCGCGCGTACGTGCTCGCCGGGCTGAGCTCGCACGCGCAGCAGCGCGCCACGTCGAGGCAGATGTCCGGCGAggtggcgccgcgccgccacgctcacggcggaggcgggggatcGTCGGAGCTTCCGACGGGGATCACCGTGTCGTACGTGACGCCGGCGATGCTGGACATGCTCGACCGGTCGCGCAGGTCGCGGGAGctgacgcggccgccgccgccgcagcagcagcagcagcgggacagggagaggagaagaagctaG
- the LOC127786426 gene encoding WD repeat-containing protein WDS homolog — protein MEMHASSVSSHGEARLGGERGLVDREELVRVIAQSLYSLGYRRAAAALEAESGVPLYPAEHDRLLFDVMSGRWDACVAAIRAVAGLGDRERAAAEFLVWRGHFLELLGIGDAGLPRAREVLWRRIAPLGVDRECVHWLARAMVSCEGAVAPDAVVGWRIGLFLDLVDAFPPWFHVPSGRLELLVENAVVKQVSSCVYHNLPDEVTLFEDHKCPEEQIPSKCSQILCGHNNEVWFVRFSNDGNYLASSSSDCTAIIWKVEEDDTLTKKHCLVGHKNPISFVAWSPNDRMLLTCGNGESVKLWNVATGECSLKFSSSVGHIINSCAWFPNSEKIVCASCEPESSPKRIFTCDLEGQELESWVGDRIPKVSDIAVTPDSKHLICVCSNEIWIRELPKGREWRIREQQTISSLSLSGDGQSLIVNLNSQEIHLWRISESSTAPDNKFKGHKQGKFVIRSCFGGSNSLFIASGSEDSQVYIWKRHLETPIKVLYGHSLTVNCVSWNPAKPHMLASASDDRTVRIWLAHKGSHRTRLTA, from the exons ATGGAGATGCACGCGAGCTCTGTCTCTTCCCATGGCGAGGCCCggctcggcggcgagcgggggctCGTGGACCGGGAGGAGCTGGTGCGCGTCATCGCGCAGTCGCTCTACTCGCTCGGTTACCGGagggcggccgcggcgctggAGGCGGAGTCTGGCGTGCCGCTGTACCCGGCGGAGCACGACCGCCTCCTGTTCGACGTAATGTCTGGCCGGTGGGACGCGTGCGTGGCGGCGATCCGCGCCGTGGCGGGCCTCGGGGAccgggagcgcgcggcggcggagttcTTGGTGTGGAGGGGGCACTTCCTGGAGCTTCTGGGGATCGGCGACGCTGGGCTGCCGCGCGCCAGGGAGGTGCTCTGGCGCCGGATTGCGCCCCTCGGCGTTGACAGGGAGTGTGTGCACTGGCTGGCACGCGCAATGGTCTCGTGCGAGGGGGCGGTCGCGCCGGATGCCGTGGTCGGGTGGAGGATTGGGCTTTTCTTGGATCTGGTTGATGCTTTCCCGCCATGGTTCCATGTGCCAAGCGGTCGGCTAGAGCTTCTGGTGGAGAATgcagttgttaagcaggtttcgTCTTGTGTATATCACAATTTACCGGACGAGGTCACTTTGTTTGAGGATCATAAGTGCCCTGAAGAGCAGATTCCTTCCAAGTGTTCGCAG ATATTATGTGGTCATAACAATGAAGTTTGGTTTGTAAGGTTCTCAAATGATGGAAACTACCTGGCATCATCTTCAAGTGATTGCACGGCCATCATATGGAAG GTGGAAGAGGATGATACATTAACCAAGAAGCACTGCCTCGTGGGTCACAAAAATCCAATTTCTTTTGTTGCCTGGAGCCCAAATGACAGAATGCTGCTCACTTGTGGTAATGGAGAATCAGTAAAACTGTGGAACGTTGCTACTGGTGAATGCAGTCTTAAATTTAGCAGCTCAGTTGGCCATATTATCAATTCATGTGCATGGTTCCCTAATTCGGAGAAAATAGTATGTGCCAGCTGTGAGCCTGAAAGTTCTCCAAAGAGGATCTTCACTTGTGACCTAGAAGGTCAAGAACTGGAATCATGGGTTGGAGATAGAATACCTAAAGTCAGTGATATAGCTGTGACTCCTGATAGCAAACATCTTATCTGTGTATGTTCCAATGAAATTTGGATTCGAGAACTTCCAAAGGGGCGGGAATGGAGAATACGTGAGCAGCAGACGATTTCGTCGCTATCTCTCTCTGGTGATGGACAATCACTGATTGTCAACCTCAACAGCCAGGAAATTCATTTGTGGAGAATCAGTGAAAGTTCTACTGCGCCGGATAATAAATTCAAGGGACACAAGCAAGGAAAGTTTGTGATTAGATCTTGCTTTGGTGGATCAAACTCTCTGTTCATAGCTAGTGGCAGTGAGGATTCCCAG GTCTACATTTGGAAAAGGCACCTGGAGACGCCAATAAAGGTCTTATACGGTCATTCACTTACTGTAAATTGTGTGAGCTGGAATCCTGCTAAGCCACATATGCTGGCTTCGGCAAGTGATGACCGCACAGTTCGGATTTGGCTAGCACACAAAGGCTCACATCGCACACGGTTGACGGCTTGA